The genomic stretch TGCATAAAGCAGGTAAGGAGATACAGGTGGAAGGCATTGCCTCCAACCTGCTGGAAGTGCCGGGCATCAATGCACTGGTAGCCAACTTCAGGGATGTAACTGATAAGAACAAGGCCGAGAAAAGGATCCGTGAATCAGAAGACCTGTACAAAAATCTTTTCGATAAAAGCCCCCTGCCCAAATGGGTCTGTGACGCCAAATCCTTCCGCTTCCTGGAAGTCAATGAAGCCGCCGTGCTGCACTATGGCTACAGCCGCAAAGAGTTCCTGCAGCTCACAGCTTTTGATATCACCTCCCCGGAAGACCATGAGGCCATGAAGAACCTGCTCACGGCCGGTGGCAGGCAGGTAAACCAGCGACTGCTGCGCAAGCAGGTGAAAAAGAACAGTGAGCTGATCTATGTGGAAGTGCTGACCCATCTTATCCGTTATAAAGGCCAGGATGCTTACCTGATCCTTTGCCATGATATCACGGAGAAAGTGCGGCTGCGCCACCAGCTGATGGAAGAAAAGATGTTCCGGCAGAAAGAGATCATGAAGGCGTCGATGGATGCCCAGGAAAAAGAAAGAACGGAGATCGGCCGGGAACTGCACGACAATGTTACCCAGATCCTCACCACGGCCAGGCTTTGCCTCAGCTGTGTAACAGGGCAGGATGAGCAATCGGCCATGCTGGTCAAACGCAGCAATGAGATCATTGCCAGTGCCATTGAAGAGATCCGCAAGCTGTCCAAATCACTCACCCTCTCCTACCATAAAGAGATCGGCCTGCAGCTGTCCATCGAAGACCTGGCAGAGAGCATCCGCCTGACCAACCAGTTCCAGCTCCAGCTGGAATTTGAGCTGCCGGATGAGCAGCGACTGGACGATAAGCTTAAAATGGCTATCTACCGGATTGTGCAGGAACAGCTGAACAATATCATCAAACATGCGCATCCCAAACAGGTGAACATCTCGCTGAAACAGGCAGAGGACGCGCTCACCCTGCTGGTAACGGACGATGGCCGGGGTTTCAATATGCAGGAAAAAAGGCATGGCATCGGCATCATGAATATTGTGAACCGGGCCGAGCTGTTCAATGGCCGGGTAATCATTGACTCTGCGCCGGGACGCGGCTGCCGCATGTCCGTAAATTTTAAACTGGCCAATTGAAGCGGGTTCCTTAATTTAGCGCCACAATTGACGTGTTATGATTGTCTGCTAATGACCTCCGGGTCGCCCCATTGACCGCTCCGGTCTGTTGAATTCCCTTCTTTATCCGCTTTAAGAGAGCGGCGCTTTTTCGTTTATCCTTAATTGCATTATTGTTTTAATAAGCTGGATTGTTATGTCAACTGAACAACCTATCGATACAAGTCGTCAGTCTGCCTTTTCTATTATCAAACAGGCCCTCAAAGGCGAACACCTGGATTTTACCCAGGGCAGTATCCGGCGCTCGGTGCTGCTGCTGGCCATTCCCATGATCCTGGAAATGATCATGGAAAGCGTATTTGCTATTGTAGACATTTATTTTGTAGGCAGGATTGAAGGACATGGCACCCAGGCCGTGTCCACCGTGGTGCTGACAGAAGTGGTGCTGACCATCCTGTATTCGGCCGCCATGGCCCTCAGTATGGGCGCCACGGCCGTGGTAGCCCGCCGTGTAGGCGAGAAGCAGCTGGACGAGGCCGCCCACTCGGCCGCCCAGGCCATCAACCTGGCCCTGCTGGTGACTGTAGTGATCAGCCTGGCCGGCAGCTTCTTTGCCGCCGATATCCTGCGGCTGATGGGCGGCTCACCCGAAGTGGTGGACATCGGTACGCCCTATACCCGGATCATGTTTGGCGGCAGCATAGTGATCACCCTGCTCTTCCTGGTCAATGGTATCTTCCGGGGCGCAGGCAATGCCACTATAGCCATGTGGTCCCTCTGGATCGCCAACGGCTGTAATATTATCCTTTGCCCCATCCTCATTCATTTTTATGGACTTACCGGCGCTGCCATGGCTACCACTATTGGCCGGGGCATCGGCGTGACCTACCAGCTGTTCCACCTGCTGCGGGGCAAGGGACTGCTGAAAATCAAGATCCCGCATTTCC from Candidatus Pseudobacter hemicellulosilyticus encodes the following:
- a CDS encoding PAS domain S-box protein, giving the protein MQTTPIESGRRVPAKSAVKATKTTQELVPEQEANLNALIENLDDLVWSIDRNMQYIVLNTALRNKVKEYIGRDPQPGDKMLDILAILDPSKAREFKKFYQLAFRGKSQRTLQKFLVQGQPMYFDISINPIREGKKTTGLSCFARDVTIKLTNEFRLKESEARFRSLIENSTDIIVVLDTQGRIIYGSPSIENQFGLHASHYIGMEVFQFFSGEHLAEARAKFEEILQKPNRAVFLQTRALRPDGQPIWVEGIGTNLLHKEGVNGIVCNFRDVTERIQAAETRHQLDRKFRALIENNADLIMMADGQGKFIYGSPSVRKLLGLAGKEYLNKGVFTFIHPGSLPDAEILLNNLFQHPGKSFNIALTLLHKAGKEIQVEGIASNLLEVPGINALVANFRDVTDKNKAEKRIRESEDLYKNLFDKSPLPKWVCDAKSFRFLEVNEAAVLHYGYSRKEFLQLTAFDITSPEDHEAMKNLLTAGGRQVNQRLLRKQVKKNSELIYVEVLTHLIRYKGQDAYLILCHDITEKVRLRHQLMEEKMFRQKEIMKASMDAQEKERTEIGRELHDNVTQILTTARLCLSCVTGQDEQSAMLVKRSNEIIASAIEEIRKLSKSLTLSYHKEIGLQLSIEDLAESIRLTNQFQLQLEFELPDEQRLDDKLKMAIYRIVQEQLNNIIKHAHPKQVNISLKQAEDALTLLVTDDGRGFNMQEKRHGIGIMNIVNRAELFNGRVIIDSAPGRGCRMSVNFKLAN
- a CDS encoding MATE family efflux transporter, translating into MSTEQPIDTSRQSAFSIIKQALKGEHLDFTQGSIRRSVLLLAIPMILEMIMESVFAIVDIYFVGRIEGHGTQAVSTVVLTEVVLTILYSAAMALSMGATAVVARRVGEKQLDEAAHSAAQAINLALLVTVVISLAGSFFAADILRLMGGSPEVVDIGTPYTRIMFGGSIVITLLFLVNGIFRGAGNATIAMWSLWIANGCNIILCPILIHFYGLTGAAMATTIGRGIGVTYQLFHLLRGKGLLKIKIPHFRIDWRIFKSLFDLSWVAFLQFFIGSASWMFLARLMTRFHDDAVAGYGVAIRLLMFFMLPAWGLSNAAATLVGQNLGAGEPLRAERSVWKTAQFSALYMGTVTLLCQLGAERLISLLNTDPAVISIATQGLRIMSMGFIFYGIGMVVTNAFNGAGDTRTPTIINLVGFWAFQIPFAWLLATNTNLEHTGIFLAVVIAETLISIAGVILFRRGKWKLVRV